The sequence below is a genomic window from Acidobacteriota bacterium.
ATGTTTCACCTCAACCATCGAGACCTTAATCCCCCAAGGATCGGTATGCTTATCGATTATCTGCTGCAGTTTAGAGTTTACCTTCTCCCGCTGGCTCAAAAGGTCATCAAGTTCCACCTCCCCAAGAACACTTCTCAAGGTGGTTTGAGAAAGCTGGGAGGTGGCGTACATATAGTTTTCCACCTCGATTACCGCCTTCTTAGGATCAATAACTCGGTAATAGACCACCGCATTCACCTTCACCGATACATTATCCTTGGTTATCACATCCTGGGGAGGGACATCGTGAACCACCGTCCGAAGGCTCACTCGAACCATCCTATCTATAGGGGCGAAGACAAAAATGATCCCCGGACCTTTGGGCTTAGGAAGAACTCGCCCTAACCGGAAGATCACCGCTCGCTCGTACTCAGAGATCACCTTTATCGCCGAGAGGAAGTAGAGAACCAAGATAAAAATCAGAATACCTAAACCCATAATCCCCTCCTTGGGTTAAGTCAATCCTCTCTCGAGCCCTCATCTATCGGCTCGACCGAGAGAACCAAGCCCCTCATTCCTATCACTCTTACTTTCTCTCCTTTTTTTATCCTTTTTCCCGAGTATGCTCGCCAGATCTCGCCATGAATGAACACCGTGCCCTCAGGCGAGATGTCCGTCTTCGCTTCACCTATCTCACCTTGCAACCCCTCTGCTCCAGTAGCCACCGGCTTCCTATGAGCCCTGATGACCAACCGGAGGAGGAAGGTAACGATAAAGGCAACGGCAAGGGCGACTGGAATGATTAGAGAAAGCGGTATCCTCATCTCGGGGATAGGGGCTTTTATCAACATCAATGAGCCGAGTATCATAGAAATAATCCCAGCCACCGTAAGCATACCATAACTTACCACCTTCACTTCAAGGATAAAGAATATTAGAGCAAGAATGATAAGAAGAACACCAGCATAATTAACGGGGATGATCTGAAAAGCAAAGAAAGCGAGGATTAGGCAGATGGCACCAACTACCCCGGGGAAGACAAAACCAGGATGAACCAGCTCGAAGTAGATCCCAAGAACCCCAATAGCGAGGAGGATAAAGGTAATGAAAGGCTGAGAAATGGTACTTAAAAGCCGCTCTCTGGCATCCATCCTTATTACTTCCAACCTCGGATTGCCGAGGTGAAGAACTACCTCCTCACCGTTAAATTTCTTTATTCTCCTCCCATTGAGTTTCTTTAAGAGCTCACCCTCATTGTTGGCGATAAGATCGATCAAATGGGAGGATAAAGCCTCGTTAGCAGAGAAGGAGGCGCTCTTTCTCACCGCCTTCTCCACTAATGAGAGGGGCCTTCCTCTTTTCTCTGCTATTCCCTTTATATAGGCTACCGCATCGTTTACTATCTTCGCCTCCATCTTTTTGTCTATCTTCACAAAGGGAAGAGCGCTAACCGGATGGGCTGCTCCGGTATTGGTGCCCGGCGCCATCACCGCGACATCGGCTGAGATTAGGATGAAAAAGCCAGCTGACGCTGCCCTCGCTCCACTCGGAGCAACAAATACCACCACCGGGACCTTGGCGTTTATTATCTTCAGGATAATGTCCCGCATCGCCTGATCGAGTCCTCCCGGGGTATTCAGCCTGAGGATGAAAAGCGAAGCTCCTTCCTTCTCAGCGATATCGATAGCCCGAGAGACGAAGCCAGCGGTAACCGAATGGATATTATCGGAAAGCTCGGCTACCACCACCAATTGCGAGGCATAAAGAGAGGAAAGGAGCCCACTCGCCAAAAGAAGAAGGCAAATCATCATCAATTTTATGGCGAGCGGGCTCCTTCTCATACTCATCCCATTACTATACACTAAAGGCCCTGGGCAGAGACAGATCCGCCATCGTGGTCAATCCGGGCTCTGCTTCAACCACTCTGGGGATGGAGTTGACAAGCATCGCTACTGTTGCCGGATCGCCTGCAGTCCCACCACGGATCACCAAATCGATCGGCGGCTTCCCCTTGACCAGAACCGAATCGTGGGGATCCTTCTCGCCCACATACATCCGAAGATCGAGATCGAGTTTAACCTTCCCGTCAACATACCCTACTACGGTATGCTTGATCCCAGCTACCTGCCCTTTCTTTACCTCGAGATACGGGGTTTTATAATCATCATCGGCGATCATCGGATCTATTTTCTCCTCGTATCTCTCTACCTCCCAGCCAAGACCATAAGCGATGAGAAGCATCGACTCTACCAACCCGATATGCCCCAGCCTCCCTTGGGAAACGAGCTTCCTGAATTCCTCCTCGCTCATTCCCGCACCGACCTTCTTCTGAAGGGGCAATCTCCGAGTAGCAGCATCGAGGAACCGTTCGATCTTGATGGATTCAACCTCGAGACAGACCCCGGTAGACACCAAAGCGAGCGTATCCATCACAAAACCAGGGTTCACTCCAGTTCCGAGAACGGTAACTCCGTTCTTCTTCGCCAATTCATCGATCTTCTTCGATAGATCGGGCCAACGGCGGTAAGGATAAAGCAATTCCTCCGTAGTAGAGGTGATGTTGACCCCATGGTTCACCGCAACCTCTATCTGAGGATAGACCTTATCCACGAAGGAAAGGGTGGTAAGGAGGGCAATGTCGGGCTTAGTGCGGGAAAAGACCTCAGCCGGATCCGAAGAGACAGTCACCCCCACCTTCTCCGAAAGCCCTATAAGCTCACCTATATCCTTACCCACCTTCGCCTCGTCTATATCAATGGCACCAACCAACTCAAGGTTTTCCTTTGCAAGAACCACCTTTGCCGCTTCCAACCCAATGGGACCAAGACCATACTGAACAACCTTATATTTCTTCATAAGTGCTACCTCCCTAAAAATAATCAAAAAATTCCCTTCATATTATACCACAACCTTGCCCTTTTCTAATGTTTAACCAACTCCATCTCAGAAAGCCAAGTGAGGATTGTATCCCTAACCTCAGCAAGGGGAAAATTATGTCCTCGATCCAGCCACACTATCCTCTTCGGTTCATTTGCCCGGTTGTAAAGCTCCTCTACTCGGTTTTTCCTGAAGATGAGGTCCTTCCTCCCGTTTATCATCAGGAGAGGTCTTGGGCTGATCAGACCGATAAACTCCTCTGGCGCAGTCAGCTTTATCAGTTTCTCATCTCTTCTCTTAGAGAAGAACAAACGGCGAGAACGAACAGGCATAAGCGCACCACCCGAAATAAGCACTGCCCCCTTTATCCGTTCATCAACAGAAGCCAAAATGCAGGCGGGCGCTACCCCCATACTCCCTCCCATCACTACTACCCGAGCACGGTCTACCTCGGGGAAGGTGGGAAGGAGATCGAGGGCATACCTCCCATCGAGAACCCAGTTCTTGATGATGAGGGCTCTTCCCTGCCTCGTTAACAATCTTCCCACTCCTTCCTTTTTCCTCCTCTCCTTAAAAGAGGGAGCCTCGATAGCCAAGATAGCGAAGTCGGGGAATACTTTAAATAAAGATATCGCTGCTGTCTTCGCCTCCTCCCGAGCCCGATGGTAATAAAGGATAAGGGGATAAGGAGGGGTCCCTTCTTTAGGAAGGACAAGCAAAGCGGGAACCTCCCTACCCTCGGCACCGGGATAAACGATCTTTATCCCCTTGAAAGCCTCCTCATCACAATAGAGCTCCTGTTTGAACTTGACCTCCTCCCGAGG
It includes:
- a CDS encoding slipin family protein, which encodes MGLGILIFILVLYFLSAIKVISEYERAVIFRLGRVLPKPKGPGIIFVFAPIDRMVRVSLRTVVHDVPPQDVITKDNVSVKVNAVVYYRVIDPKKAVIEVENYMYATSQLSQTTLRSVLGEVELDDLLSQREKVNSKLQQIIDKHTDPWGIKVSMVEVKHVDLPVEMQRAMARQAEAEREKRAKIIHAEGEYRASATLAKAADVIGQNPVTIQLRFLQTLTEIATEKNSTILFPVPIDLMKAFLKPEKAEGEKAG
- a CDS encoding dihydrodipicolinate reductase encodes the protein MKKYKVVQYGLGPIGLEAAKVVLAKENLELVGAIDIDEAKVGKDIGELIGLSEKVGVTVSSDPAEVFSRTKPDIALLTTLSFVDKVYPQIEVAVNHGVNITSTTEELLYPYRRWPDLSKKIDELAKKNGVTVLGTGVNPGFVMDTLALVSTGVCLEVESIKIERFLDAATRRLPLQKKVGAGMSEEEFRKLVSQGRLGHIGLVESMLLIAYGLGWEVERYEEKIDPMIADDDYKTPYLEVKKGQVAGIKHTVVGYVDGKVKLDLDLRMYVGEKDPHDSVLVKGKPPIDLVIRGGTAGDPATVAMLVNSIPRVVEAEPGLTTMADLSLPRAFSV
- a CDS encoding nodulation protein NfeD → MRRSPLAIKLMMICLLLLASGLLSSLYASQLVVVAELSDNIHSVTAGFVSRAIDIAEKEGASLFILRLNTPGGLDQAMRDIILKIINAKVPVVVFVAPSGARAASAGFFILISADVAVMAPGTNTGAAHPVSALPFVKIDKKMEAKIVNDAVAYIKGIAEKRGRPLSLVEKAVRKSASFSANEALSSHLIDLIANNEGELLKKLNGRRIKKFNGEEVVLHLGNPRLEVIRMDARERLLSTISQPFITFILLAIGVLGIYFELVHPGFVFPGVVGAICLILAFFAFQIIPVNYAGVLLIILALIFFILEVKVVSYGMLTVAGIISMILGSLMLIKAPIPEMRIPLSLIIPVALAVAFIVTFLLRLVIRAHRKPVATGAEGLQGEIGEAKTDISPEGTVFIHGEIWRAYSGKRIKKGEKVRVIGMRGLVLSVEPIDEGSRED
- a CDS encoding acetylxylan esterase, whose amino-acid sequence is MDRERFLFSSLLFLILVGFVFPLQFTKEEKLSFYSYTPREEVKFKQELYCDEEAFKGIKIVYPGAEGREVPALLVLPKEGTPPYPLILYYHRAREEAKTAAISLFKVFPDFAILAIEAPSFKERRKKEGVGRLLTRQGRALIIKNWVLDGRYALDLLPTFPEVDRARVVVMGGSMGVAPACILASVDERIKGAVLISGGALMPVRSRRLFFSKRRDEKLIKLTAPEEFIGLISPRPLLMINGRKDLIFRKNRVEELYNRANEPKRIVWLDRGHNFPLAEVRDTILTWLSEMELVKH